A single window of Streptomyces xanthii DNA harbors:
- the pucL gene encoding factor-independent urate hydroxylase, whose amino-acid sequence MSKHVLAQNQYGKAENRIVKITRKGNEGTWHDIRDLNVSVALRGEFRDVHLTGDNANVLPTDTTKNTVYAFAKEHGVESPEAFGIALARHFVHSQPVIHETQIRIEEYPWERLPAPTRREQHSFVRSGQEVRTTQITYSGDTGQLQIVSGLKDLTVMNSTDSEFHGFIKDKYTTLQEAYDRILATKVTARWAYAASAASEADTDWDQMYKDVRRRMLEAFADTYSYSLQQTLHAMADRVLDHVPAVNEVRLNLPNKHHFLVDLEPFGLKNDNEVYFAADRMYGLIEGTVHRDGVAPVIATSDWVTA is encoded by the coding sequence ATGAGCAAGCACGTGCTCGCGCAGAATCAGTACGGCAAGGCCGAGAACCGCATCGTCAAGATCACCCGCAAGGGCAACGAAGGCACCTGGCACGACATCCGCGACCTGAACGTGTCGGTCGCGCTGCGCGGCGAGTTCCGCGACGTCCACCTGACCGGCGACAACGCCAACGTCCTGCCGACGGACACCACCAAGAACACCGTCTACGCCTTCGCCAAGGAACACGGCGTCGAGTCCCCCGAGGCTTTCGGCATCGCGCTCGCCCGGCACTTCGTCCACTCCCAGCCGGTGATCCACGAGACGCAGATCCGCATCGAGGAGTACCCGTGGGAGCGGCTGCCGGCGCCCACCCGGCGCGAGCAGCACTCCTTCGTCCGCTCGGGGCAGGAGGTGCGGACCACGCAGATCACGTACAGCGGTGACACCGGCCAGCTGCAGATCGTCTCCGGGCTCAAGGACCTCACCGTCATGAACTCGACGGACTCCGAGTTCCACGGCTTCATCAAGGACAAGTACACGACCCTGCAAGAGGCCTACGACCGGATCCTCGCCACGAAGGTGACCGCCCGGTGGGCCTACGCGGCGTCCGCGGCGAGCGAGGCGGACACCGACTGGGACCAGATGTACAAGGACGTCCGGCGGCGGATGCTGGAGGCGTTCGCGGACACGTACAGCTACTCGCTGCAGCAGACCCTGCACGCGATGGCCGACCGGGTCCTCGACCACGTGCCCGCGGTCAACGAGGTCCGGCTCAACCTCCCGAACAAGCATCACTTCCTCGTGGACCTCGAGCCGTTCGGGCTCAAGAACGACAACGAGGTGTACTTCGCGGCGGACCGCATGTACGGCCTGATCGAGGGGACCGTCCACCGTGACGGCGTCGCGCCCGTCATCGCGACGAGCGACTGGGTCACGGCCTGA
- a CDS encoding TetR family transcriptional regulator, translated as MGRWEPNARGRLADAALKLYAEQGFDRTTVAEIAASVGVTERTFFRHFTDKREVLFYGAEAALELVTRAVAEAPESASPMVAVSGALQAFGAFFQEDPRRARDRDAVVSASAELRERELVKLDAFSLAMAGALRERGVEPRTATLAAEAGAAAFKIAYAEWMAIGRSGEKDRELPGLFLEVLAELTSVLDATRD; from the coding sequence ATGGGTAGATGGGAGCCGAACGCTCGAGGCCGACTGGCGGACGCCGCGCTCAAGCTGTACGCCGAGCAGGGCTTCGACCGGACGACGGTCGCGGAGATCGCCGCGTCGGTCGGCGTCACCGAGCGCACCTTCTTCCGGCACTTCACCGACAAGCGCGAAGTCCTGTTCTACGGGGCCGAGGCGGCGCTCGAACTCGTCACGCGGGCCGTCGCGGAGGCGCCCGAATCGGCCTCGCCCATGGTCGCGGTGAGCGGCGCGCTCCAAGCCTTCGGTGCCTTCTTCCAGGAGGATCCGCGGCGCGCCCGGGACCGGGACGCCGTGGTCTCGGCCAGCGCCGAGCTGCGCGAGCGCGAGCTGGTCAAGCTGGACGCGTTCTCGCTGGCGATGGCCGGCGCCCTGCGCGAGCGCGGCGTCGAGCCCCGGACGGCGACGCTGGCCGCCGAGGCGGGCGCGGCCGCGTTCAAGATCGCCTACGCGGAGTGGATGGCGATCGGCCGGTCCGGCGAGAAGGACCGCGAGCTGCCCGGCCTGTTCCTGGAGGTTCTCGCCGAGCTGACCTCGGTGCTGGACGCGACCCGCGATTAA
- a CDS encoding hypervirulence associated TUDOR domain-containing protein, whose amino-acid sequence MAEQFAVGDHVRWNSEAGHVEGTIIEKHTRDVEWKGYTHHCSESDPQYEIRSDRTDHIALHKGGALTKVPGP is encoded by the coding sequence ATGGCGGAGCAGTTCGCGGTCGGCGACCACGTGCGGTGGAACTCCGAGGCGGGGCACGTCGAGGGCACGATCATCGAGAAGCACACACGTGACGTGGAGTGGAAGGGCTACACCCACCACTGCTCGGAGAGCGACCCGCAGTACGAGATCAGGAGCGACCGCACCGATCACATCGCCCTGCACAAGGGCGGCGCCCTCACCAAGGTCCCGGGGCCCTGA
- a CDS encoding MFS transporter, translated as MSVSESPRPHPRPGYRALLRNREFAGLYVSFLFTVASSTFSGFALGTLVDRQTQSPFLTAVSMYGATLATVLGALTLMSVADGERPRRTLVALECLSLAGVAAQAVPGLPLAARFGVLVCLGFFQSLGGGTRMGLLAEVVPHSSYALARSLMNITSGGMAIIGYAVGAALLHFLSPQQVFGIAAVLTGLGLVVLAATVRERSIRLTRRPGLRTTWTTNIELFSHPGRRALLLNLWVPNGLVVGCEALFISYDSGHAGVYLAAGSAGMLLGDLLVGRVLSAAGRRRWAFPLRLVLAVPFLMFAAGPPVWLAAVGVFVAGAGFAATLPLQEQLLALTDDAVRGQVQGVESAGRLSWQGVGAALAGGLAQVVSPGVAMTTMAAISVAVTVGSRPFVLRSGAPVTVG; from the coding sequence ATGTCTGTTTCCGAGTCACCCCGACCTCACCCCCGCCCCGGCTATCGCGCGCTGCTGCGCAATCGCGAGTTCGCCGGTCTCTACGTCAGTTTCCTGTTCACCGTCGCCTCGAGCACGTTCTCCGGGTTCGCGCTCGGCACGCTCGTCGACCGGCAGACCCAGTCGCCGTTCCTCACCGCCGTCAGCATGTACGGGGCCACGCTCGCCACCGTGCTCGGGGCACTGACCCTGATGTCGGTCGCCGACGGGGAGCGGCCGCGGCGCACGCTCGTCGCGCTGGAGTGCCTGTCCCTGGCGGGGGTCGCCGCGCAGGCCGTGCCCGGGCTGCCGCTGGCCGCCCGCTTCGGCGTCCTGGTGTGCCTCGGGTTCTTCCAGTCGCTCGGCGGCGGCACCCGCATGGGGCTCCTCGCCGAGGTCGTGCCGCACAGCTCGTACGCGCTGGCCCGCTCCCTGATGAACATCACCTCGGGCGGCATGGCGATCATCGGGTACGCGGTCGGCGCCGCGCTCCTCCACTTCCTCAGCCCGCAGCAGGTGTTCGGGATCGCGGCCGTGCTCACCGGTCTCGGGCTCGTGGTCCTCGCGGCGACCGTGCGGGAACGCTCGATCCGGCTGACCCGGCGGCCCGGCCTGCGGACGACCTGGACGACGAACATCGAGCTGTTCTCGCACCCGGGGCGGCGGGCTCTCCTGCTGAACCTGTGGGTGCCGAACGGGCTCGTCGTCGGGTGCGAGGCCCTGTTCATCTCCTACGACTCCGGGCACGCGGGGGTGTACCTCGCCGCGGGTTCGGCCGGAATGCTGCTCGGAGACCTCCTGGTCGGACGGGTGCTGAGCGCGGCGGGGCGCCGCCGCTGGGCGTTCCCCCTGCGACTCGTGCTCGCGGTGCCGTTCCTGATGTTCGCGGCGGGACCGCCGGTGTGGCTGGCCGCGGTGGGCGTCTTCGTGGCGGGCGCCGGTTTCGCCGCCACGTTGCCCTTGCAGGAGCAGTTGCTGGCACTGACGGACGACGCGGTACGGGGCCAGGTGCAGGGCGTCGAGTCCGCGGGCCGGCTGAGCTGGCAGGGCGTGGGCGCGGCGCTGGCCGGCGGATTGGCACAGGTGGTGTCACCCGGGGTGGCGATGACGACGATGGCGGCGATCTCGGTGGCGGTGACGGTGGGCTCCCGCCCGTTCGTACTCCGCTCCGGCGCACCGGTCACGGTGGGCTAG
- a CDS encoding ABC transporter permease, with product MTTVLTSKLAATRRAVPRDPLARAAALVLALVVALTLAAPIVAPYDPDLPDLFNTLAFATPEHWLGGDALGRDVLSRLVWGARPTLLGPVLIIAISAVAGTALAITAAWCGGWVDTVVSRILDVLFAVPGIVFALVAVAVMGPGLTPVVIGLTVAYTPYVARVVRGAALRERALPYIAAAWVQGRPALTICLRHLLPNLRPIVIAQSVSALGYAVIDLAAISFLGLGVQPPTADWGLMVKSGLDSAMRGNAIEAVAAGAAIALVVCAVNLLGDRLEKNR from the coding sequence ATGACCACCGTGCTGACCTCGAAGCTCGCCGCGACCCGCAGAGCGGTGCCGCGCGACCCACTGGCCCGGGCGGCCGCCCTCGTGCTCGCCCTCGTCGTGGCCCTCACCCTCGCGGCCCCGATCGTGGCGCCCTACGACCCCGACCTGCCCGACCTCTTCAACACCCTCGCCTTCGCCACCCCCGAGCACTGGCTCGGCGGCGACGCGCTCGGCCGCGACGTGCTGTCCCGGCTCGTCTGGGGCGCCCGCCCCACCCTGCTCGGACCCGTCCTGATCATCGCGATCTCGGCCGTCGCCGGTACCGCCCTCGCCATCACCGCCGCCTGGTGCGGCGGCTGGGTCGACACCGTCGTCTCGCGCATCCTCGACGTCCTGTTCGCGGTGCCCGGCATCGTGTTCGCCCTCGTCGCCGTCGCCGTCATGGGCCCCGGCCTCACCCCGGTCGTCATCGGCCTCACCGTTGCCTACACGCCGTACGTCGCCCGCGTCGTGCGCGGCGCCGCCCTGCGCGAACGCGCCCTGCCCTACATCGCCGCCGCCTGGGTGCAGGGCCGGCCCGCCCTCACCATCTGCCTGCGGCACCTGCTGCCCAACCTGCGGCCCATCGTCATCGCCCAGTCCGTGTCCGCGCTCGGCTACGCCGTCATCGACCTGGCCGCGATCTCCTTCCTCGGCCTCGGCGTCCAGCCGCCCACCGCCGACTGGGGACTCATGGTCAAGTCCGGCCTGGACAGCGCGATGCGCGGCAACGCGATCGAGGCCGTCGCGGCCGGCGCCGCCATCGCCCTCGTGGTCTGCGCCGTCAACCTCCTCGGCGACCGGCTGGAGAAGAACCGATGA
- a CDS encoding ABC transporter ATP-binding protein: MTDTTTATQQPRPAEGTPLLALRGFRLDVPYRAEGQRAKDAERRVIVDGVDLTICPGEAVGLVGESGSGKSMTARAVIGLTPPGARVHGDIVFDGQNVSGLGRRELRALRARRVAMIFQDPRAHINPVHTIGDFLTEALVTERGINRREAERKVIALLADVGIPDGARRLRQHPHELSGGLLQRVMIASVLAAEPDLVLADEPTTALDVTAQSEVMAILDEARRERGLALLLITHDLELAAATCDRLAVMYAGRTVETQPAQALTERPRHPYSAGLLQSRPSLEERVRRLPVIPGRPVAAFEAREAGPGCSFAPRCPHVQPDCERQQPEERELSDGTRVACLRAEEVSAW, from the coding sequence ATGACCGACACCACCACTGCCACGCAGCAGCCGCGCCCCGCCGAGGGCACGCCCCTGCTCGCCCTGCGCGGCTTCCGCCTCGACGTCCCGTACCGGGCCGAAGGACAGCGCGCCAAGGACGCCGAACGCCGCGTCATCGTCGACGGCGTCGACCTCACCATCTGCCCCGGCGAAGCCGTCGGCCTCGTCGGCGAGTCCGGCTCCGGCAAGTCCATGACGGCCCGCGCCGTCATCGGACTCACCCCGCCCGGCGCCCGCGTCCACGGCGACATCGTCTTCGACGGGCAGAACGTCTCCGGACTCGGCCGGCGCGAACTGCGCGCCCTGCGGGCCCGCCGCGTCGCCATGATCTTCCAGGACCCCCGGGCCCACATCAATCCCGTCCACACCATCGGCGACTTCCTCACCGAGGCCCTCGTCACCGAACGCGGGATCAACCGCCGCGAGGCCGAACGCAAGGTCATCGCCCTTCTCGCCGACGTGGGCATCCCCGACGGGGCGCGGCGGCTGCGCCAGCACCCGCACGAACTGTCCGGCGGACTGCTCCAGCGCGTCATGATCGCCTCCGTCCTCGCCGCCGAGCCCGACCTCGTGCTCGCCGACGAACCGACCACCGCCCTCGACGTCACCGCCCAGTCCGAGGTCATGGCGATCCTCGACGAGGCCCGCAGGGAACGCGGCCTGGCCCTGCTTCTCATCACCCACGACCTCGAACTGGCCGCCGCCACCTGCGACCGGCTCGCCGTCATGTACGCCGGGCGCACCGTCGAGACCCAGCCGGCCCAGGCCCTCACCGAGCGCCCCCGGCACCCCTACTCGGCCGGTCTGCTGCAGTCCCGGCCGAGCCTGGAGGAGCGGGTCCGCCGGCTCCCCGTCATCCCCGGCCGGCCCGTGGCCGCGTTCGAGGCGCGGGAGGCGGGCCCCGGGTGCTCGTTCGCCCCGCGTTGTCCCCACGTCCAGCCCGACTGCGAGCGACAGCAGCCGGAGGAGCGGGAGTTGTCCGACGGTACGCGCGTCGCGTGCCTGCGCGCCGAGGAGGTCTCCGCATGGTGA
- a CDS encoding ABC transporter ATP-binding protein, giving the protein MVNQPLEKEHVTEPVKENVLEAVGLRKTYGEAVAVDDVSFTLAAGESLAVVGESGSGKTTVARMLLGLEKPDAGTLTVCGRERPAARRVASRERRRRAREIQIVFQDPYASLDRLQKVGDVIETALALHFPLPAEERRSRAAELLESVGLAERHLTMRPAQLSGGQRQRVAIARALAVEPRVLVLDEAVAALDVSIQAQILNLLADIREQRDIAYVFISHDLAVVHQISDRALVMCGGKVVEEGPTDRILAAPQEPYTRQLRAAVPGPGWTPSRRPQPA; this is encoded by the coding sequence ATGGTGAACCAGCCCCTTGAGAAGGAGCATGTGACGGAGCCCGTGAAGGAGAACGTGCTGGAGGCCGTGGGCCTGCGCAAGACCTACGGCGAGGCGGTCGCCGTCGACGACGTCTCCTTCACGCTCGCGGCGGGGGAGTCCCTCGCCGTCGTGGGCGAGTCCGGCTCCGGCAAGACGACCGTCGCCCGGATGCTGCTCGGGCTCGAGAAGCCGGACGCGGGCACGCTCACCGTGTGCGGGCGGGAGCGGCCCGCCGCGCGGCGCGTCGCCTCCCGCGAGCGGCGGCGCCGGGCCCGCGAGATCCAGATCGTCTTCCAGGACCCGTACGCCTCGCTCGACCGGCTGCAGAAGGTCGGCGACGTCATCGAGACGGCGCTGGCCCTGCACTTTCCGCTCCCCGCGGAGGAACGGCGCTCGCGGGCGGCCGAGTTGCTGGAGTCGGTGGGTCTGGCCGAGCGGCACCTGACCATGCGTCCCGCGCAACTGTCCGGCGGACAGCGTCAGCGCGTCGCCATCGCCCGCGCGCTCGCGGTCGAGCCCCGGGTGCTCGTCCTCGACGAGGCGGTGGCCGCCCTGGACGTCTCCATCCAGGCCCAGATCCTCAACCTGCTGGCCGACATCCGTGAACAGCGGGACATCGCCTACGTGTTCATCTCGCACGACCTCGCCGTCGTGCACCAGATCAGCGACCGGGCTCTGGTGATGTGCGGCGGCAAGGTCGTCGAGGAGGGCCCGACGGACCGGATCCTGGCCGCCCCCCAGGAGCCGTACACCCGCCAGCTCCGCGCAGCGGTGCCGGGTCCTGGCTGGACCCCGTCCCGCCGGCCCCAGCCGGCCTGA
- a CDS encoding DUF488 domain-containing protein encodes MSAAAGGTAGHPVVYTVGHSTRDFDELVGMLREHGITCLVDIRSFPSSRAYPQWNRAAIAANLPPDITYRWMPALGGRRHTPAGTPTVNDAWRVKAFRDYADHMATDTFAEGLRELLDQARREPTVIMCSEAVPWRCHRRLVTDALIDAGAEVVDIMGPGKTRRATLNEHARVRDGHLIYPAPASGTS; translated from the coding sequence GTGAGCGCGGCGGCGGGCGGCACGGCCGGGCACCCGGTCGTGTACACCGTCGGCCACTCGACGCGCGACTTCGACGAACTGGTGGGGATGCTGCGCGAACACGGCATCACCTGTCTGGTCGACATCCGCTCGTTCCCCTCGTCGCGCGCGTACCCGCAGTGGAACCGGGCGGCGATCGCCGCGAACCTGCCGCCGGACATCACCTACCGCTGGATGCCCGCGCTCGGCGGCCGCCGCCACACCCCCGCGGGGACGCCGACCGTGAACGACGCCTGGCGCGTCAAGGCGTTCCGCGACTACGCCGACCACATGGCGACCGACACCTTCGCCGAGGGACTGCGCGAACTCCTGGACCAGGCACGACGCGAACCCACGGTCATCATGTGCAGCGAGGCCGTCCCCTGGCGCTGCCACCGCCGTCTCGTCACCGACGCGCTGATCGACGCCGGGGCCGAGGTCGTGGACATCATGGGACCGGGCAAGACGCGGCGGGCGACCCTGAACGAGCACGCCCGTGTCCGGGACGGCCATCTGATCTACCCGGCACCGGCCTCCGGAACCAGCTGA